Proteins found in one Falsirhodobacter algicola genomic segment:
- a CDS encoding peptidylprolyl isomerase — protein MKHMLCATAMTLVLAAPSLAQDAQPAAPADAQTAPRIENPTADTVVATVNGKDITLGQMLVLRERLPAQYQQLPDDTLFSGVMEQLIQQQILADSAEGNLTPKDEIAMEIERQSYLASKALEEVAGAAVTDEALQAAYDAQYADAEPQTEYNASHILVPTEEEAKDIKKQLDDGADFAELAKEKSSDGAAQNGGDLGWFGAGMMVQPFQDAVTSLEVGEVSDPVQTQFGWHVIKLNDTREAEKPTLDDVRDELTTQIQQEAVSKHLSEVTQNADITRPGEGVDPAVLRDDSLLSN, from the coding sequence ATGAAACACATGCTCTGCGCCACCGCGATGACGCTGGTGTTGGCCGCCCCGAGCCTTGCGCAGGACGCACAGCCCGCCGCCCCCGCCGACGCCCAGACCGCGCCCCGGATCGAGAATCCGACCGCCGACACGGTGGTGGCGACGGTCAACGGCAAGGACATCACGCTTGGCCAGATGCTGGTCCTACGCGAGCGTCTGCCCGCCCAGTATCAGCAGCTTCCCGATGACACGCTGTTCTCGGGCGTGATGGAGCAGCTGATCCAGCAGCAGATTCTGGCGGATTCGGCCGAAGGCAACCTGACGCCCAAGGACGAGATCGCGATGGAGATCGAGCGGCAGTCCTACCTCGCCTCCAAGGCGCTGGAAGAGGTCGCAGGCGCGGCCGTGACCGACGAGGCGCTGCAGGCCGCCTATGACGCGCAATATGCCGATGCCGAGCCGCAGACCGAATACAACGCCTCGCACATTCTCGTTCCGACCGAGGAAGAGGCCAAGGACATCAAGAAGCAACTCGACGACGGCGCGGACTTCGCCGAACTCGCCAAGGAGAAATCCTCGGACGGCGCGGCGCAGAATGGCGGCGATCTCGGCTGGTTCGGTGCCGGCATGATGGTGCAGCCGTTCCAAGATGCCGTGACTTCGCTGGAGGTCGGCGAAGTGTCCGATCCGGTGCAGACGCAGTTCGGCTGGCATGTGATCAAGCTGAACGACACCCGCGAGGCCGAAAAGCCGACGCTGGACGATGTGCGCGACGAGCTGACCACCCAGATCCAGCAAGAGGCCGTGTCCAAGCACCTGTCCGAAGTGACGCAGAACGCCGACATCACCCGCCCCGGAGAAGGGGTTGACCCGGCGGTGCTTCGCGACGATTCCTTGTTGAGCAACTAA